In Nicotiana tabacum cultivar K326 chromosome 11, ASM71507v2, whole genome shotgun sequence, a single window of DNA contains:
- the LOC107815033 gene encoding clathrin heavy chain 1 → MAAANAPITMKEALTLQSIGVNPQFITFTNVTMESDKYICVRETAPQNSVVIIDMNMPMQPLRRPITADSALMNPNSRILALKAQVPGTTQDHLQIFNIEAKQKIKSHQMPEQVVFWKWITPKMLGLVTQSSVYHWPIEGDSEPVKMFDRTANLANNQIINYRCDPSEKWLVLIGIAPGSPERPQLVKGNMQLFSVDQQRSQALEAHAASFASLRVPGNDKDSILISFASKTSNAGQVTSKLHVIELGAQPGKPSFSKKQADLFFPPDFADDFPVAMQISHKYGLIYVITKLGLLFVYDLETATAVYRNRISPDPIFLTSEASSIGGFYAINRRGQVLLATVNEATIVPFVSGQLNNLELAVNLAKKGNLPGAENLVVQRFQELFAQTKYKEAAELAAESPQGILRTPDTVAKFQSVPVQAGQTPPLLQYFGTLLTRGKLNAFESLELSRLVVNQNKKNLLENWLAEDKLECSEELGDLVKTVDNDLALKIYIKARATPKVVAAFAERREFDKILIYSKQVGYTPDYLFLLQTILRSDPQGAVNFALMMSQMEGGCPVDYNTITDLFLQRNLIREATAFLLDVLKPDLPEHSFLQTKVLEINLVTFPNVADAILANGMFSHYDRPRIGQLCEKAGLYIRALQHYSELPDIKRVIVNTHAIEPQALVEFFGTLSQEWALECMKDLLVINIKGNLQIIVQVAKEYCEQLGIDACIKLFEQFKSYDGLYFFLGSYLSSSEDPDIHFKYIEAAARTGQIKEVERVTRESNFYDPEKTKNFLMEAKLPDARPLINVCDRFGFVPDLTHYLYTNNMLRYIEGYVQKVNPGNAPLVVGQLLDDECPEDFIKGLILSVRSLLPVEPLVAECEKRNRLRLLTQFLEHLVSEGSQDVHVHNALGKIIIDSNNNPEHFLTTNPYYDSRVVGKYCEKRDPTLAVVAYRRGQCDEELINVTNKNSLFKLQARYVVERMDGDLWEKVLTPENEFRRQLIDQVVSTALPESKSPEQVSAAVKAFMTADLPHELIELLEKIVLQNSAFSGNFNLQNLLILTAIKADPSRVMDYINRLDNFDGPAVGEVAVEAQLYEEAFAIFKKFNLNVQAVNVLLDNIRDINRAVEFAFRVEEDAVWSQVAKAQLREGLVSDAIESFIRADDVTHFLDVIHAAEGADVYHDLVKYLLMVRQKTKEPKVDSELIYAYAKIDRLGEIEEFILMPNVANLPNVGDRLYDGALYEAAKIIFAFISNWAKLASTLLKLNQFQGAVDAARKANSAKTWKEVCFACVDAEEFRLAQICGLNIIVQVDDLEEVSEYYQNRGCFNELISLMESGLGLERAHMGIFTELGVLYARYRHEKLMEHIKLFSTRLNIPKLIRACDEQQHWKELTYLYMQYDEFDNAATTVMNHSPDAWDHMQFKDIVVKVANVELYYKAVHFYLQEHPDLINDLLNVLALRVDHTRVVDIMRKAGHLRLVKPYMIAVQSNNVSAVNEALNEIYVEEEDYDRLRESIELHDNFDQIGLAQKIEKHELLEMRRVAASIYKKAGRWKQSIALSKKDNLYKDAMETASQSGDRELAEELLAYFIEQGKKECFASCLFVCYDLIRPDVALELAWMNNMIDFAFPYLLQFIREYTGKVDELIKDKIEAQKEAKSKESEEKDVIKQQNMYAQLLPLALPAPPMPGMGGAGMGGGFAPPQPPPMGGMGMPPMPPFGMPPMGSY, encoded by the exons ATGGCGGCCGCTAATGCTCCGATCACTATGAAAGAAGCCCTAACG TTGCAAAGTATAGGGGTTAATCCGCAGTTCATCACGTTCACCAATGTTACAATGGAATCAGATAAGTATATATGTGTTCGGGAGACTGCACCACAAAATAGTGTGGTGATTATTGATATGAACATGCCTATGCAGCCATTGAGGCGTCCAATTACGGCAGACTCTGCTCTTATGAATCCGAATTCCAGAATTTTGGCTCTAAAAG CTCAAGTCCCAGGAACTACTCAAGATCACTTGCAAATTTTTAATATTGAGGCAAAGCAGAAAATTAAATCACATCAGATGCCCGAGCAG GTTGTTTTCTGGAAGTGGATTACGCCAAAGATGTTAGGTCTTGTCACACAATCCTCTGTGTACCATTGGCCAATTGAAG GTGATTCTGAGCCTGTGAAGATGTTTGATAGAACAGCCAATCTAGCTAACAACCAAATTATCAACTATCGATGTGATCCTTCAGAGAAATGGTTGGTTTTGATTGGTATTGCCCCTGGTTCACCTGAG AGGCCCCAACTGGTCAAAGGGAATATGCAATTGTTTTCGGTGGATCAACAACGCAGTCAAGCTCTTGAGGCTCATGCTGCATCATTTGCTTCATTAAGA GTACCTGGAAATGATAAGGATTCCATACTAATTTCTTTTGCCTCGAAGACCTCAAATGCTGGACAGGTTACATCAAAGTTGCATGTCATTGAGCTAGGCGCGCAGCCAG GGAAACCCTCTTTTTCAAAGAAACAGGCAGATCTTTTCTTTCCTCCAGATTTTGCTGATGATTTCCCAGTTGCCATGCAG ATATCTCATAAGTATGGTTTAATTTATGTCATCACAAAGCTTGGGCTTCTGTTTGTCTATGATTTGGAAACAGCTACTGCAGTGTACAGAAATAGGATCAGCCCAGATCCTATTTTTCTGACTTCAGAAGCTTCATCTATTGGTGGTTTCTATGCCATCAACAGACGAGGCCAAGTTTTGCTAGCCACAGTAAATGAAGCAACAATTGTTCCTTTTGTCAGTGGCCAA TTGAATAATCTTGAGCTTGCTGTCAATCTTGCCAAAAAAGGAAATCTTCCTGGTGCTGAGAATTTG GTTGTCCAGCGCTTCCAAGAGTTGTTTGCTCAAACCAAGTACAAAGAGGCTGCTGAGCTTGCTGCAGAATCCCCACAAGGCATACTCCGTACACCAGATACTGTAGCTAAATTTCAG AGTGTGCCCGTTCAAGCAGGGCAAACACCTCCTCTGTTGCAGTACTTTGGTACACTTTTGACAAGAGGGAAGCTCAATGCTTTCGAGTCTTTGGAACTTTCACGACTTGTTGTCAATCAGAATAAGAAGAACCTCTTGGAGAACTGGTTGGCTGAGGATAAGCTAGAGTGTAGTGAGGAACTTGGCGACCTTGTGAAG ACTGTTGATAATGACCTTGCCTTGAAGATATACATCAAAGCAAGAGCAACACCAAAAGTTGTTGCTGCTTTCGCTGAGCGCAGGGAGTTTGACAAGATTCTGATATACTCGAAGCAG GTTGGATATACGCCTGACTATTTGTTCCTTCTTCAAACAATTCTTCGATCTGATCCTCAG GGTGCTGTTAATTTTGCGCTCATGATGTCCCAAATGGAGGGAGGGTGTCCTGTTGATTACAATACAATTACTGACCTATTTCTTCAG AGGAACCTGATCCGTGAGGCAACAGCATTTTTATTGGATGTTCTGAAACCTGACCTTCCAGAGCACAGTTTTCTGCAGACTAAG GTCTTGGAAATCAATCTTGTGACTTTCCCAAATGTGGCTGATGCTATATTAGCCAATGGAATGTTCAGTCATTATGATCGACCACGAATCGGTCAACTTTGTGAAAAAGCTGGTCTTTACATTCGGGCATTGCAG CACTACTCTGAACTACCTGATATCAAGCGTGTTATTGTTAATACACATGCTATTGAGCCTCAG GCTCTGGTTGAGTTCTTTGGGACTCTCTCACAAGAATGGGCGCTTGAGTGCATGAAGGACCTTCTGGTGATCAATATCAAAGGCAACCTTCAAATAATAGTTCAG GTTGCTAAAGAGTATTGTGAGCAGTTGGGTATTGATGCCTGCAttaagctttttgagcaattcaagTCTTATGATGGGTTATACTTCTTCTTGGGATCATATCTTAGTTCCAG TGAGGATCCTGATATCCACTTTAAGTATATCGAGGCAGCTGCCAGGACTGGACAAATCAAGGAGGTTGAGCGCGTGACTAGAGAATCTAACTTCTATGACCCCGAAAAGACAAAGAACTTCTTGATGGAAGCCAAACTTCCTGATGCCCGACCTCTGATTAATGTTTGCGACCGTTTTGGTTTTGTTCCTGATCTCACACACTACCTGTACACTAACAATATGCTACGATATATTGAGGGTTATGTTCAAAAG GTCAATCCAGGAAATGCTCCTTTAGTTGTGGGACAGCTTCTAGATGATGAGTGTCCTGAAGATTTTATTAAAGGCTTGATCCTTTCTGTTCGTTCTCTGCTTCCTGTTGAGCCCCTTGTGGCTGAATGTGAAAAAAG GAACCGGCTCCGACTGCTTACACAGTTTTTGGAGCATCTTGTCAGTGAAGGAAGCCAAGATGTCCATGTACACAATGCTCTTGGTAAGATCATCATAGATAGCAATAACAACCCGGAGCATTTCCTCACGACCAACCCATATTATGACTCACGTGTTGTGGGTAAATATTGTGAGAAGCGCGATCCGACCCTTGCTGTTGTTGCCTATAGGAGAGGGCAATGTGATGAAGAACTTATTAATGTAACAAATAAGAACTCTCTGTTCAAACTGCAAGCCAG GTATGTTGTTGAGAGGATGGATGGTGATCTTTGGGAGAAAGTTCTTACACCTGAGAACGAGTTTAGAAGGCAGCTTATAGATCAAGTTGTGTCCACTGCTCTGCCTGAAAGCAAGAGTCCAGAACAAGTATCTGCAGCTGTTAAAGCTTTCATGACTGCCGATCTTCCCCATGAACTGATTGAGCTTCTTGAAAAGATTGTGCTCCAAAACTCGGCATTTAGTGGGAACTTTAATCTGCAGAATTTGCTTATCTTGACAGCCATTAAAGCTGATCCATCTAGAGTTATGGACTATATCAATAGGCTTGATAATTTTGATGGTCCTGCGGTCGGGGAGGTTGCTGTTGAAGCCCAACTCTATGAAGAAGCTTTTGCAATCTTCAAGAAGTTCAACTTGAATGTTCAAGCGGTCAATGTTCTGCTTGACAACATCCGCGATATAAATCGAGCAGTGGAGTTTGCGTTCCGAGTTGAAGAAGATGCTGTTTGGAGCCAGGTGGCTAAAGCTCAACTCAGAGAGGGATTAGTGAGTGATGCTATTGAATCATTTATTCGTGCAGATGATGTCACCCATTTCTTGGATGTCATTCATGCTGCAGAGGGCGCAGATGTTTATCATGACTTAGTGAAGTATCTGCTGATGGTTAGGCAAAAGACTAAGGAGCCCAAGGTTGATAGTGAACTCATTTATGCTTATGCTAAGATTGATCGATTGGGTGAGATTGAAGAATTTATTCTGATGCCAAATGTTGCTAACCTACCAAATGTTGGTGATCGCTTGTATGACGGAGCCTTATATGAGGCTGCAAAGATCATATTTGCTTTTATTTCAAACTGGGCTAAGTTGGCAAGCACCCTTCTAAAGTTGAATCAATTCCAAGGTGCTGTTGATGCAGCACGTAAAGCAAACAGTGCAAAGACTTGGAAAGAAGTCTGTTTCGCTTGTGTTGATGCTGAGGAGTTCCGCTTAGCTCAAATTTGTGGGCTTAACATTATAGTTCAG GTAGATGATTTGGAGGAAGTGAGTGAATACTACCAAAACAGAGGATGTTTCAATGAATTAATCTCTCTTATGGAGAGTGGGCTCGGTTTGGAGCGTGCCCATATGGGTATCTTCACAGAACTTGGTGTCCTTTACGCCAGATACCGTCATGAGAAGCTCATGGAACACATTAAATTATTCTCCACCCGTCTTAACATTCCTAAGCTTATTCGTGCCTGTGATGAGCAGCAACACTGGAAGGAACTCACATATTTGTATATGCAATATGATGAATTTGATAACGCTGCCACAACTGTTATGAATCATTCCCCAGATGCTTGGGATCATATGCAGTTCAAAGATATTGTTGTGAAAGTTGCTAATGTGGAGCTTTATTACAAGGCCGTCCACTTCTATTTACAAGAGCATCCCGATCTCATCAATGATCTTTTAAATGTTCTAGCACTTAGGGTGGACCATACACGTGTAGTGGATATAATGAGAAAG GCGGGTCACCTTCGCCTAGTGAAGCCGTATATGATTGCCGTACAAAGCAACAATGTTTCTGCTGTGAATGAGGCCCTTAACGAGATATATGTTGAGGAAGAAGATTACGACAGACTACGTGAATCAATTGAATTGCATGATAACTTTGATCAGATTGGGCTTGCACAGAAG ATAGAGAAACATGAACTTCTTGAGATGAGGCGTGTCGCTGCTTCTATATATAAAAAGGCTGGTCGCTGGAAGCAATCCATTGCTCTGTCGAAGAAAGATAATCTTTACAAAGACGCAATGGAAACAGCCTCGCAATCTGGGGATCGTGAACTTGCTGAGGAGTTGCTTGC